In Nicotiana tabacum cultivar K326 chromosome 19, ASM71507v2, whole genome shotgun sequence, one DNA window encodes the following:
- the LOC107815835 gene encoding presequence protease 1, chloroplastic/mitochondrial — protein MEKAVLLRSLSSTSTLAFSRIFSRSSHRLASYSAKRHRLLQNLYRRRSLIRSNGRLLSPSLDLKRQFYPLSVRAIATSVPQSSQEFLGADDEVAEKYGFEKVSEQFIDECKSKAVLYKHKKTGAEIMSVSNDDENKVFGIVFRTPPKDSTGIPHILEHSVLCGSRKYPLKEPFVELLKGSLNTFLNAFTYPDRTCYPVASTNAKDFYNLVDVYLDAVFFPKCVEDFQTFQQEGWHYELNDPSDDITFKGVVFNEMKGVYSQPDNLLGRTSQQALFPDNTYGVDSGGDPQVIPSLSFEEFKEFHRKFYHPSNSRIWFYGDDDPNERLRILSEYLNMFDASSAPHESRVEPQKLFSEPVRIVEKYPVGEDGDLKKKHMVCLNWLLSDKPLDLETELALGFLDHLLLGTPASPLRKILLESGLGDAIVGGGIEDELLQPQFSIGLKGVAEENIQKIEELVMSTLEGLAEKGFDSDAVEASMNTIEFSLRENNTGSFPRGLALMLRSIGKWIYDMDPFEPLKYQKPLEALKARIAKEGSKAVFAPLIDQYILRNPHRVTVEMQPDPKKASREEEIEKETLDKVKASMTQEDLAELARATHELRLKQETPDPPEALKSVPSLSLQDIPREPTHVPTEVGDINGVKVLRHDLFTNDVLYAEVVFSMSSLKQELLPLVPLFCQSLLEMGTKDLDFVQLNQLIGRKTGGISVYPFTSSVRGKVEPCSKIIVRGKAMSQRTDDLFNLINRVLQDVQLNDHKRFKQFVSQSRARMENRLRGSGHSIAASRMGAKLNVAGWISEQMGGVSYLEFLKGLEDQIEKDWPQISSSLEEIRTSLLSKNGCLINLTADGKNLTNAEKHISNFLDLLPSTSLVESAAWNAQLSRSNEAIVVPTQVNYVGKAANLYEAGYELKGSAYVISNYISNTWLWDRVRVSGGAYGGFCGFDTHSGVFSFLSYRDPNLLKTLDVYDGTSNFLKELEMDDDALTKAIIGTIGDVDAYQLPDAKGYSSLLRYLLGVSEEERQRRREEILSTRLDDFKKFGDVMEAVKDKGVVVAVASPDDVEAANKERSNFLQVKKAL, from the exons ATGGAGAAGGCGGTTTTACTACGCTCTCTGTCATCCACTTCCACGCTCGCCTTCTCTAGAATATTCTCACGCTCTTCACACCGACTCGCTTCTTACTCCGCTAAACGGCATCGTTTACTCCAGAACCTTTACCGCCGGCGTTCACTTATCCGGAGCAACGGTCGTCTCCTATCGCCTTCGCTCGACTTGAAAAGACAGTTTTACCCTCTCTCAGTTCGAGCCATCGCTACTTCCGTCCCTCAATCCTCTCAAG AGTTTCTTGGTGCTGATGATGAAGTTGCTGAGAAATATGGGTTCGAGAAAGTATCGGAGCAGTTTATTGATGAGTGTAAATCTAAAGCTGTTTTGTACAAACACAAGAAAACCGGCGCTGAAATAATGTCGGTGTCCAATGACGATGAGAATAAAGTCTTTGGCATTGTCTTCCGGACTCCTCC GAAAGATTCTACTGGTATTCCTCATATACTGGAACATAGTGTACTTTGTGGTTCAAGGAAGTATCCGTTGAAAGAGCCCTTTGTTGAACTGTTGAAGGGAAGCTTGAATACTTTTTTGAATGCTTTCACATATCCAGATAGGACATGTTATCCTGTGGCGTCCACTAATGCAAAG GATTTCTACAACCTGGTTGACGTATACTTAGATGCTGTCTTTTTCCCTAAATGTGTGGAGGATTTCCAAACATTTCAACAAGAGGGTTGGCATTATGAACTGAATGACCCCTCAGATGACATAACTTTTAAAG GGGTTGTGTTCAATGAGATGAAGGGAGTTTATTCTCAGCCTGATAATCTACTAGGCCGAACTTCCCAGCAG GCGCTTTTTCCTGATAATACCTATGGTGTTGACAGTGGCGGTGACCCACAAGTAATTCCTAGCCTGTCTTTTGAGGAATTTAAG GAGTTCCATAGGAAATTTTACCATCCCAGCAATTCAAGGATATGGTTTTATGGAGATGATGACCCAAATGAACGTCTACGGATCTTAAGTG AGTATTTGAACATGTTTGATGCCAGTTCAGCTCCTCATGAATCAAGAGTTGAACCACAGAAACTATTTTCTGAGCCTGTCAGGATCGTAGAAAAATATCCTGTTGGAGAAGACGGGGACCTGAAAAAGAAGCACATGGTATGCCTTAATTGGCTGCTATCTGACAAGCCACTGGATTTGGAAACTGAGCTTGCCCTAGGTTTTTTGGATCATCTGCTTTTGGGGACTCCAGCTTCTCCCTTGAGGAAGATCTTGCTAGAAAGTGGTTTAGGAGATGCTATTGTTGGTGGAGGGATTGAGGATGAGCTCCTTCAGCCTCAGTTTAGCATTGGGTTGAAGGGTGTTGCAGAAGAGAACATTCAGAAGATTGAAGAATTGGTCATGAGTACTCTAGAAGGCTTAGCTGAGAAAGGTTTTGATTCAGATGCTGTTGAGGCATCAATGAATACAATTGAGTTTTCTCTTAGAGAAAATAACACTGGCTCATTCCCTCGTGGTTTAGCGTTGATGCTCCGCTCTATT GGTAAATGGATTTATGACATGGATCCATTTGAACCACTTAAGTATCAGAAACCCCTTGAGGCCCTGAAAGCCAGAATAGCTAAGGAAGGCTCCAAAGCTGTTTTTGCTCCTTTGATAGACCAATACATCTTGAGAAATCCACACCGTGTAACGGTTGAGATGCAG CCTGACCCAAAGAAGGCATCTCGTGAGgaagaaatagaaaaagaaacgTTGGATAAAGTTAAAGCAAGCATGACCCAAGAGGATCTTGCTGAGCTGGCTCGGGCAACACACGAGCTACGGTTAAAGCAAGAAACTCCTGACCCGCCAGAAGCCCTAAAGAGTGTGCCCAGCCTCTCTCTACAAGATATTCCTCGAGAACCTACACATGTTCCAACAGAG GTAGGAGACATCAATGGGGTAAAAGTTTTGAGGCATGACCTCTTCACGAACGATGTTCTTTATGCTGAAGTTGTCTTCAGCATGAGCTCATTGAAGCAAGAGCTGCTACCGTTGGTCCCACTTTTCTG TCAGTCTCTGCTGGAAATGGGCACAAAGGACTTAGACTTTGTGCAGTTGAACCAGTTGATTGGAAGGAAAACTGGAGGGATATCAGTCTATCCTTTCACCTCATCGGTGCGCGGCAAAGTGGAGCCATGTAGCAAGATAATTGTTCGAGGCAAAGCCATGTCACAACGTACAGATGATCTATTTAACTTG ATCAATCGCGTTCTTCAAGATGTCCAACTTAATGACCATAAGCGTTTCAAGCAGTTTGTGTCTCAAAGCAGGGCCAGAATGGAG AATCGACTAAGAGGCAGTGGTCATAGCATTGCTGCTTCAAGGATGGGTGCAAAGCTCAACGTTGCCGGTTGGATATCTGAACAAATGGGTGGTGTAAG CTACTTGGAATTTCTTAAGGGCCTTGAAGACCAAATTGAGAAGGACTGGCCCCAAATATCTTCATCCCTCGAGGAGATCCGAACATCCTTACTTTCCAAGAATGGGTGTCTGATAAATTTGACAGCTGATGGGAAGAATCTCACCAACGCGGAGAAACATATTAGCAATTTTCTTGATTTGCTTCCAAGCACATCCTTAGTGGAGTCAGCTGCTTGGAATGCACAACTGTCTCGCTCAAATGAAGCTATTGTTGTTCCTACTCAG GTGaattatgttggaaaagcagcaAATCTATATGAAGCTGGTTATGAGCTTAAAGGCAGTGCTTATGTTATTTCTAATTATATTAGTAATACATGGCTGTGGGATCGTGTACGTGTTAGTGGTGGAGCTTATGGAGGATTTTGTGGTTTTGACACCCATTCAG GGGTATTCTCATTCTTATCATATCGAGACCCAAATTTGTTGAAGACACTTGATGTGTATGATGGAACGAGTAATTTCCTAAAAGAACTTGAAATGGATGATGACGCTCTCACAAAGGCAATTATTGGGACCATTGGAGATGTAGATGCTTACCAATTGCCCGATGCCAAAGGATACAGTAG TTTATTACGATATTTACTGGGAGTATCAGAAGAAGAAAGGCAAAGGAGACGTGAAGAGATATTATCAACAAG GCTGGATGATTTTAAGAAATTTGGAGACGTCATGGAGGCAGTTAAAGATAAAGGGGTGGTTGTTGCTGTAGCATCACCAGATGATGTTGAGGCTGCCAACAAAGAGCGTTCCAACTTCTTGCAAGTCAAAAAAGCACTGTAA